In Lotus japonicus ecotype B-129 chromosome 5, LjGifu_v1.2, one genomic interval encodes:
- the LOC130719790 gene encoding uncharacterized protein LOC130719790 yields MLNKHCFEALDITLNDIMKTQATLGHDKLFCEKVVVLGGDIRQILPVIFKGSRSDIVSFAVNSSYLWNHCDETVKPIDEDDSIIEIPSDLLVRESDNPLLELVYFAYHNVVDNLENHAYFEQRALLAPTLERVEEVNNFMMSMIPVEVTKYLSYDTPCRSDKDSEIDVEWFTSKFLNDVKCSGIPNHIIVLKVGVPIMLIRNIDQSAGLCNGTRLIVTALTPYIALSGTKTDSIYLK; encoded by the exons ATGCTGAACAAGCACTGTTTTGAAGCTCTAGACATAACTTTAAATGACATTATGAAGACTCAAGCAACTTTGGGTCATGATAAACTGTTTTGTGAAAAAGTAGTTGTTTTGGGTGGAGACATCAGGCAGATTCTTCCAGTCATTTTTAAAGGAAGTAGATCTGACATCGTTTCTTTTGCTGTGAATTCTTCATACCTATGGAATCATT GCGATGAGACAGTTAAGCCAATCGATGAGGATGATTCTATTATAGAGATTCCCTCTGATTTGTTGGTAAGAGAGTCTGATAATCCTTTACTTGAGTTAGTATATTTTGCATATCACAATGTTGTTGATAATTTGGAAAACCATGCATATTTTGAACAAAGAGCACTCCTCGCACCTACTCTTGAAAGAGTTGAAGAGGTAAATAACTTCATGATGTCAATGATTCCTGTGGAGGTAACAAAATATTTGAGTTACGATACTCCATGTAGGTCAGATAAAGATTCTGAAATAGATGTAGAATGGTTCACTTCAAAATTCCTAAATGATGTTAAATGCTCTGGTATTCCCAACCACATAATTGTTCTGAAAGTTGGGGTTCCTATCATGCTGATTCGAAACATTGATCAGTCTGCTGGATTGTGTAATGGAACTAGATTGATAGTGACTGCTTTGACACCCTATATAGCTCTTTCCGGTACAAAAACAG ATTCAATATATTTGAAGTGA
- the LOC130720327 gene encoding uncharacterized protein LOC130720327 — translation MFSSLALNGLDPDLPIPRIGGGFRNVPPTEEFINMFPRKTIVELHDTAEEGLFVVLAHISALHDGEKWWYASCNCRRAVTIEDGLYYCSSCCTHVTEVTPRFRLKVDVSDGDEVATFVIFDTDCQNILKKTCRELVICSKGKSVDECPDDIKSLIGKQVLFKVEKLSDHALKYDDSYKVKKICDDLDIIDLFTDKNNNQTPTKLMTEEFCSKAESDDKETLFTDKSVGCSSGLSSVPYPNVSLHDMSPVGGSAVSSLSANPDTDDGCSPRRAKRKRVMNGKYAK, via the exons atgttCTCAAGTCTGGCTTTAAATGGACTTGATCCTGATCTGCCTATTCCTCGAATTGGTGGTGGATTCCGCAATGTGCCTCCTACTGAAGAGTTTATTAACATGTTTCCTAGGAAGACTATTGTTGAGTTGCATGACACAGCTGAG GAGGGTTTGTTCGTAGTCCTAGCACATATCAGTGCATTGCATGATGGGGAGAAGTGGTGGTATGCATCTTGCAACTGTCGCAGAGCTGTGACTATTGAGGATGGTCTCTATTATTGTTCTTCTTGCTGCACTCATGTTACTGAGGTTACTCCCAG ATTTCGCCTCAAGGTTGATGTTTCAGATGGAGATGAGGTTGCTACGTTTGTGATTTTTGACACAGATTGTCAAAACATCCTTAAGAAGACTTGCAGAGAATTAGTTATATGCTCAAAG GGGAAATCTGTTGACGAATGCCCTGATGATATAAAGTCACTTATAGGAAAGCAAGTGCTGTTCAAAGTTGAGAAGTTAAGTGATCATGCATTGAAGTATGATGATTCATACAAAGTCAAGAAAATTTGTGATGATCTGGATATTATTGACCTTTTCACTGATAAGAACAACAACCAAACCCCTACTAAG CTCATGACTGAGGAATTTTGCTCAAAGGCAGAATCTGATGACAAAGAAACTCTGTTCACTGATAAATCTGTTGGTTGTTCTAGCGGATTGTCTTCAGTTCCTTACCCAAATGTTTCTCTTCATGACATGTCTCCAGTTGGAGGTTCAGCAGTGAGTTCACTATCAGCCAACCCAGACACTGACGATGGATGTTCACCCAGACGTGCAAAGAGGAAGAGGGTAATGAATGGAAAGTATGCAAAGTGA
- the LOC130719789 gene encoding uncharacterized protein LOC130719789 has translation MNSIRSLCPGREAWRIRARVVRKWEMAPTADPSKPYAIQLVLIDSEGNKIEANIKKYLMSKFEREIVEGNVYKVNCFSVVDNNGEYRATDHEYKIIFNSKTKLQIDQCDTIPMLGLSFKDTSEVKMTMGESDFLIDIIGFVTGVSEEQQFPKSGRVTRKLEMEITDDKGKIKMAVFGKYVDIVKGFLAVDGVGLPVIIVQFAKIKTYRGEVVIQNVMQATKLFWNADIPEVAAFRDG, from the exons ATGAATTCCATTAGAAGTTTATGTCCTGGTAGAGAAGCATGGAGGATCAGAGCAAGGGTTGTAAGGAAGTGGGAGATGGCACCTACTGCTGATCCTTCTAAACCTTATGCTATCCAACTTGTCTTGATTGATTCTGAG GGTAATAAAATTGAGGCAAATATCAAGAAGTATTTGATGAGCAAATTCGAGAGGGAAATTGTTGAAGGAAATGTATACAAGGTGAATTGTTTCTCTGTTGTGGACAATAATGGGGAATATCGTGCTACTGATCATGAGTACAAGATTATATTCAATAGTAAGACAAAGCTTCAAATTGATCAGTGTGATACCATTCCTATGCTTGGTTTATCATTCAAGGATACATCAGAAGTTAAGATGACTATGGGGGAGTCTGATTTCTTGATAG ATATTATTGGATTTGTCACAGGTGTGTCTGAAGAGCAACAATTTCCAAAGTCTGGAAGGGTTACTAGAAAACTTGAAATGGAAATTACTGATGACAA GGGAAAGATCAAGATGGCTGTTTTTGGAAAGTATGTTGATATTGTTAAAGGGTTTCTTGCTGTTGATGGTGTTGGACTTCCAGTTATTATTGTGCAATTTGCCAAAATCAAGACATACAGAG GAGAAGTTGTTATCCAAAATGTTATGCAAGCTACCAAGTTATTTTGGAATGCTGATATTCCAGAAGTTGCTGCTTTTCGTGATGGGTAA
- the LOC130718481 gene encoding uncharacterized protein LOC130718481: protein MDSSPVITPEDVLESLMNDGTIDALRLKIINQLKANEELKSTTIKMAEQSKVLNTPGAEKQTKRELFDALRRELEASVLEKASKSVWDLILDNNGLGKEISETVERVFCRLSGQEPPLFPLQNGEPQPDKEVDSGKEKGKGKQKEKANANANTITPLKKRSYSEINLEADETATRSSDPTTLEGSGKSPLSISKT from the exons ATGGATTCTTCGCCGGTGATCACTCCTGAAGATGTATTGGAGTCGTTGATGAACGACGGCACAATTGATGCTCTCAGATTGAAGATCATCAACCAGCTCAAAGCCAAT GAGGAACTGAAGAGTACTACTATTAAAATGGCTGAGCAGAGTAAGGTTCTGAACACTCCTGGGGCTGAGAAACAGACCAAAAGAGAGCTCTTCGATGCGCTTCGGCGCGAACTTGA GGCTTCTGTACTGGAGAAAGCCTCAAAATCAGTTTGGGATTTAATTTTAGACAATAATGGCCTGGGAAAGGAGATAAGTGAGACCGTTGAAAGAGTATTTTGCCGATTGAGTGGCCAGGAGCCCCCTTTATTTCCACTTCAAAATGGAGAACCACAACCTGATAAAGAGGTTGACAGCggaaaagaaaaagggaagGGAAAACAGAAAGAAAAGGCAAATGCAAATGCAAACACAATTACTCCATTAAAGAAAAGAAGCTACTCTGAAATAAATTTGGAAGCAGATGAAACTGCGACCAGGTCCTCTGATCCAACAACATTGGAAGGTTCTGGCAAATCGCCTTTATCAATTTCAAAGACTTAA